A stretch of Brassica napus cultivar Da-Ae chromosome C6, Da-Ae, whole genome shotgun sequence DNA encodes these proteins:
- the LOC106413004 gene encoding EP1-like glycoprotein 2, with protein MLRFLIVALAIATVSVATAQVPPEKQFKVVNNDEFGDYITEYDASYRFISSPNASFFTRPFQLLFYNTTPSAYVLALRVGLRSEESLMRWIWDANRNNPVGENATLSLGRNGNLVLAESNGQVKWQTNTANKGVTGFEILPNGNIVLHDKNGKFVWQSFDHPTDTLLTGQSLKVNGANKLVSRKSDMDGSDGPYSMVLDNKGLTMYVNKTGQPLVYGGWPNHDFRGTVTFAVRREFDNLTEPSAYELLLEPAPQPTTTTNPGNNRRLLQSRPIGSGDGTLNLNKINYNGTISYLRLGSDGSLKAFSWFDPATYLTWEESFSFFSTYFVRQCGLPSFCGDYGYCDRGMCVACPTPKGLLGWSDQCSPPKATQFCSGGKGKAVNYYKIVGVEHFTGPYVNDGQGPTSVNDCKAKCDRDCKCLGYFYKEKDKKCLLAPLLGTLIKDANTSSVAYIKY; from the exons ATGCTTCGGTTTCTAATCGTGGCACTCGCCATTGCCACTGTTTCAGTGGCCACAGCCCAAGTCCCACCAGAGAAACAATTTAAAGTCGTAAACAACGACGAGTTCGGCGACTACATCACCGAGTACGACGCTAGCTACAGATTCATCTCCTCACCCAACGCGAGCTTCTTCACAAGACCGTTCCAGCTCTTGTTCTACAACACTACCCCTAGCGCCTACGTCCTAGCCCTCCGTGTCGGACTCAGAAGCGAAGAGTCACTCATGCGTTGGATCTGGGACGCGAACCGCAACAACCCCGTCGGTGAAAACGCAACTCTCTCGCTCGGACGCAACGGTAACCTAGTCCTCGCCGAGTCAAACGGGCAAGTCAAGTGGCAGACCAACACGGCCAACAAAGGCGTCACTGGTTTCGAAATCTTACCCAACGGCAACATCGTGCTACACGACAAAAACGGCAAGTTTGTGTGGCAGAGTTTCGACCACCCCACCGACACACTCCTCACCGGACAATCACTTAAAGTCAACGGAGCTAACAAACTCGTTAGCCGTAAATCCGACATGGACGGTTCAGACGGTCCCTACAGTATGGTTCTTGACAACAAAGGCTTAACCATGTACGTCAACAAAACAGGTCAGCCGTTAGTATACGGCGGATGGCCGAACCATGACTTCCGCGGCACCGTGACGTTTGCCGTTAGAAGGGAGTTCGACAACTTAACGGAGCCGTCAGCTTATGAGCTCCTCCTAGAACCCGCACCACAACCAACAACGACAACTAATCCAG GTAACAACCGCCGGTTGCTTCAATCCCGACCCATCGGAAGCGGAGATGGAACTCTTAACCTAAACAAAATCAACTACAACGGAACCATCTCGTACCTCAGACTCGGCTCCGACGGTAGCCTCAAGGCCTTTTCGTGGTTCGACCCAGCAACGTACCTCACATGGGAAGAGTCCTTCTCCTTTTTCTCCACTTACTTCGTCCGACAATGCGGCTTACCGTCTTTCTGCGGCGACTACGGTTACTGCGACCGTGGAATGTGCGTTGCGTGCCCTACACCCAAGGGGTTACTAGGATGGAGCGACCAATGCTCACCACCTAAAGCGACGCAGTTTTGTAGTGGAGGCAAAGGTAAGGCCGTGAATTACTACAAGATCGTCGGCGTTGAACATTTTACTGGGCCTTATGTTAATGATGGACAAGGCCCAACTTCTGTGAACGATTGTAAGGCTAAGTGTGATCGTGATTGCAAGTGTTTGGGTTACTTCTATAAGGAGAAGGACAAGAAATGTTTGCTTGCTCCTCTTCTTGGTACGCTCATCAAAGACGCCAACACTTCTTCTGTTGCTTACATTAAGTATTAG
- the LOC106354673 gene encoding protein LIGHT-DEPENDENT SHORT HYPOCOTYLS 7, with translation MASPSNKGKGIAEGSSSQPQPQQPQSPPNLPALSRYESQKRRDWNTFCQYLRNQHPPVHISQCGSNHILDFLQYLDQFGKTKVHVHGCVFFGQVEPAGQCNCPLKQAWGSLDALIGRLRAAYEENGGLPERNPFAGGGIRVFLREVRDSQAKARGVPYKKRKKKKRNPMKSGDGTTGTSSSNLPS, from the coding sequence ATGGCTAGTCCGAGCAACAAAGGAAAAGGCATCGCAGAAGGATCGTCCTCTCAACCACAACCGCAACAACCACAATCACCTCCTAACCTACCAGCGTTAAGCCGGTACGAGTCACAGAAACGGCGAGACTGGAACACGTTTTGCCAATACCTTCGTAACCAGCACCCACCGGTTCACATCTCACAGTGCGGTTCGAACCACATCCTAGACTTCCTACAGTATCTTGACCAGTTCGGAAAGACAAAAGTTCATGTCCATGGATGTGTTTTCTTCGGACAAGTTGAACCGGCGGGACAGTGTAACTGTCCTCTAAAGCAAGCGTGGGGGAGTTTAGATGCTTTGATCGGACGGCTGAGAGCGGCTTACGAGGAGAACGGAGGGTTGCCGGAGAGAAACCCGTTTGCCGGCGGTGGTATCAGGGTTTTTCTTAGGGAAGTGAGAGATTCACAGGCCAAGGCAAGAGGGGTTCCGTacaagaaaaggaagaagaagaagaggaatcCTATGAAGAGTGGAGATGGTACTACAGGGACTAGTAGCTCCAACTTGCCATCTTAG